A window from Dromaius novaehollandiae isolate bDroNov1 chromosome 1, bDroNov1.hap1, whole genome shotgun sequence encodes these proteins:
- the CMAS gene encoding N-acylneuraminate cytidylyltransferase yields MEAGAGGSRALPAGDARPRGHLAALVLARGGSKGIPLKNIKLLAGVPLIGWVLRAALDAGVFHSVWVSTDHDEIEKVAKQFGAQVHRRSPEVSQDSSTSLETIREFLNRHHEVDIVGNIQATSPCLHPSDLIKVADLIQKEGFDSVFSVVRRHQFRWSEVKKGENKMTEPQNLNPAKRYRRQDWPGELYENGSFYFAKRHLIEKGYLQGGKMAYYEMRAEHSVDIDIDIDWPIAEQRVLSFGYFGKEPLKEVKLLVCSIDGCLTNGRIYVTEDQKEMISYDYRDIVGIDLLKKRGIQVRLISERDCSKTLSAMQLGCVAKVNATNKLQVLEDWRKDIGLSWKEVAYLGNEESDVECLKNAGMSGVPADACAVAQKAAGYICKSNGGCGAIREFAEHIFLLLEKVNSARKQMGEVSLVGQETGGSENSRR; encoded by the exons ATggaggccggcgcggggggctcgcgcgcgctgccggcgggcgacgcgcggccgcggggccacCTGGCCGCCCTGGTGCTGGCGCGCGGCGGCAGTAAGGGGATCCCGCTGAAGAACATCAAGCTGCTGGCCGGCGTGCCGCTCATCGGCTGGGTGCTGCGCGCCGCCCTCGACGCAGGGGTCTTCCACAG TGTATGGGTTTCTACAGACCATGATGAAATTGAGAAGGTTGCAAAGCAGTTTGGTGCTCAAGTTCATCGCAGAAGCCCTGAAGTGTCTCAAGACTCTTCTACTTCTCTAGAAACTATCAGAGAGTTTCTTAATCGTCATCATG aggtTGATATTGTAGGAAATATTCAAGCAACATCTCCCTGTTTACATCCCAGTGATCTTATAAAAGTGGCAGATCTGATCCAGAAGGAGGGCTTTGATTCTGTCTTCTCTGTTGTAAGACGGCATCAGTTCAGATGGAGTGAGGTAAAAAAAGGAG aaaacaaaatgacagaGCCCCAAAACCTGAATCCAGCAAAACGATACCGGAGGCAAGATTGGCCTGGAGAGCTGTATGAAAATGGCTCGTTCTACTTTGCTAAGAGGCATTTGATTGAGAAAGGCTACTTGCAG GGTGGTAAAATGGCCTACTATGAAATGCGTGCTGAGCACAGCGTCGATATTGATATAGACATTGACTGGCCTATTGCGGAGCAAAGAGTGCTAAG CTTTGGATATTTTGGTAAAGAGCCATTAAAAGAGGTGAAGCTATTGGTTTGCAGTATTGATGGATGCCTGACAAATGGTCGCATTTATGTGACAGAAGATCAGAAGGAAATGATCTCTTATGATTATAGAGATATTGTTGGGATTGATCTCTTaaagaaaagaggaatccag GTTCGACTTATCTCTGAAAGAGATTGTTCAAAAACGCTGTCGGCCATGCAGCTGGGATGCGTAGCAAAAGTTAACGCAACAAATAAATTACAAGTCCTAGAGGACTGGCGAAAAGATATTGGTTTGAGCTGGAAAGAAGTGGCTTACTTAG GAAATGAAGAGTCTGATGTGGAATGCCTGAAAAATGCTGGCATGAGTGGTGTGCCTGCTGATGCTTGCGCAGTTGCTCAGAAGGCCGCTGGTTATATTTGTAAAAGCAATGGCGGCTGCGGAGCCATCCGAGAGTTTGCAGAACACATATTCCTGTTGTTAGAAAAAGTGAACTCAGCAAGAAAGCAGATGGGAGAAGTGAGTTTAGTAGGACAGGAAACTGGGGGAAGTGAGAACAGCAGGAGATAA